The Mycolicibacterium boenickei genome has a segment encoding these proteins:
- a CDS encoding DUF3046 domain-containing protein codes for MRLTEFNELVDGQFGTIRGRSLLVDHVLTALDGRTAAQAIEDGEEPRNVWRALCADFDVPRDQW; via the coding sequence GTGCGGTTGACGGAATTCAATGAGCTCGTGGACGGCCAGTTCGGCACCATTCGGGGCCGTTCGCTGCTCGTCGACCACGTGCTCACCGCCCTCGACGGGCGCACGGCCGCCCAGGCCATCGAGGACGGCGAGGAGCCGCGCAACGTGTGGCGGGCGCTGTGCGCGGACTTCGACGTCCCCCGCGACCAGTGGTGA
- the recA gene encoding recombinase RecA — protein sequence MAQQAPDREKALELAMAQIDKNFGKGSVMRLGEEVRQPISVIPTGSISLDVALGIGGLPRGRVVEIYGPESSGKTTVALHAVANAQAAGGIAAFIDAEHALDPEYAKKLGVDTDSLLVSQPDTGEQALEIADMLVRSGALDILVIDSVAALVPRAEIEGEMGDSHVGLQARLMSQALRKMTGALNNSGTTAIFINQLREKIGVMFGSPETTTGGKALKFYASVRLDVRRIETLKDGTDAVGNRTRVKVVKNKVSPPFKQAEFDILYGQGISREGSLIDMGVEHGFIRKSGSWFTYEGEQLGQGKENARKFLLENVDVANEIEKKIKEKLGIGAVVTAEAKADDVLPAPVDF from the coding sequence ATGGCGCAGCAGGCCCCTGATCGCGAAAAAGCGCTCGAACTGGCGATGGCCCAGATCGACAAGAACTTCGGTAAAGGCTCGGTGATGCGCCTCGGCGAGGAGGTGCGTCAGCCGATCTCGGTGATCCCCACCGGCTCGATCTCCCTGGACGTTGCCCTCGGCATCGGCGGGCTCCCGCGTGGCCGCGTGGTCGAGATCTACGGCCCGGAATCCTCGGGTAAGACCACTGTGGCGCTGCACGCGGTGGCCAACGCCCAGGCCGCAGGCGGCATCGCGGCGTTCATCGACGCCGAGCACGCCCTGGATCCCGAGTACGCCAAGAAGCTCGGGGTGGACACCGATTCCCTGCTGGTGAGCCAGCCGGACACCGGTGAGCAGGCACTGGAGATCGCCGACATGCTGGTGCGCTCGGGCGCGCTGGACATCTTGGTGATCGACTCGGTGGCGGCCCTGGTGCCGCGTGCCGAGATCGAGGGCGAGATGGGTGACAGCCACGTCGGTCTGCAGGCCCGCCTGATGAGCCAGGCGCTGCGCAAGATGACCGGTGCGCTGAACAACTCGGGCACCACCGCGATCTTCATCAACCAGCTTCGCGAGAAGATCGGCGTGATGTTCGGCTCGCCCGAAACCACCACGGGCGGTAAGGCTTTGAAGTTCTACGCCTCGGTCCGCCTGGACGTGCGCCGTATCGAGACGCTCAAGGACGGCACCGACGCGGTCGGTAACCGCACCCGCGTCAAGGTCGTCAAGAACAAGGTCTCGCCCCCGTTCAAGCAGGCCGAGTTCGACATCCTGTACGGCCAGGGCATCAGCCGCGAAGGCTCGCTCATCGACATGGGTGTCGAGCACGGCTTCATCCGTAAGTCCGGGTCCTGGTTCACCTACGAGGGTGAGCAACTGGGCCAGGGCAAGGAGAACGCCCGCAAGTTCCTGCTGGAGAACGTCGACGTCGCCAACGAGATCGAGAAGAAGATCAAGGAAAAGCTCGGTATCGGTGCCGTCGTGACCGCCGAGGCGAAGGCTGATGACGTCCTTCCCGCCCCGGTTGACTTCTGA
- the recX gene encoding recombination regulator RecX: MTSFPPRLTSEPSGTPEGEQAQDPRKREEQAKNVCLRLLTVRARTRAELTEQLTKRGYEEDLSARVLNRLTEVGLIDDEDFAEQWVRSRHANAGKGKRALAVELRKKGVDNDVIDAALADLDPAAERQRAEQLVRDKLRRERLDDDDGDVKVTRRLVGMLARRGYNQSMAFDVVSVELAGERERRRV; encoded by the coding sequence ATGACGTCCTTCCCGCCCCGGTTGACTTCTGAGCCGTCGGGTACGCCCGAGGGGGAGCAGGCGCAGGATCCTCGCAAACGCGAGGAGCAGGCCAAGAATGTCTGCCTGCGCCTGCTCACCGTGCGGGCCCGCACCCGTGCCGAACTGACCGAGCAGCTCACCAAACGAGGTTACGAAGAGGACCTCAGTGCCAGGGTGCTCAACCGGCTCACCGAGGTCGGGCTGATCGACGATGAGGACTTTGCCGAGCAATGGGTGCGGTCCCGTCACGCCAATGCGGGAAAAGGCAAGCGCGCCTTGGCTGTCGAGCTCCGCAAGAAGGGCGTCGACAACGACGTCATCGACGCCGCGCTGGCCGATCTGGATCCGGCGGCCGAGCGGCAACGGGCCGAGCAGCTGGTCCGCGACAAGCTACGCCGTGAACGGCTCGATGACGATGACGGTGACGTGAAGGTGACTCGCCGGCTGGTCGGCATGCTGGCCCGCCGCGGGTACAACCAATCGATGGCCTTCGACGTCGTCAGTGTCGAGCTTGCCGGCGAACGCGAACGGCGGCGGGTCTGA
- a CDS encoding amino acid ABC transporter permease has translation MEIFDAYRDQIFAAFWTTIQLTVYSAIGALILGTVLAAMRLAPVPVLNWLGAAYVNIIRNTPLTLIIVFCALGVGQTLRITLVDPHSPTSIADSNFRLAVLGLTIYTASFVCETVRSGVNTVPMGQAEAARSLGLTFGQNLRLILLPQAFRAVLIPLGSVLIALTKNTTIASAIGVAEAALLMKAMIESTAAVLTVGAIMAAGFILLTLPLGLLFGWLGKRLAVAR, from the coding sequence GTGGAGATATTCGACGCATACCGCGACCAGATATTCGCGGCGTTCTGGACCACGATCCAGCTGACGGTGTATTCCGCGATCGGTGCGCTGATCCTGGGCACGGTGCTGGCCGCAATGCGGCTGGCCCCGGTGCCGGTGCTCAATTGGCTCGGTGCCGCGTACGTGAACATCATCCGCAACACTCCGCTGACCCTGATCATCGTGTTCTGTGCGCTCGGGGTCGGGCAGACGCTGCGGATCACCCTGGTCGACCCGCATTCACCGACATCGATCGCCGACAGCAACTTTCGCTTGGCGGTACTCGGATTGACGATCTATACCGCGTCTTTCGTGTGCGAGACGGTGCGCTCCGGGGTCAACACTGTTCCGATGGGTCAGGCCGAGGCCGCCCGGTCGCTGGGACTGACCTTCGGTCAGAATCTGCGATTGATCCTGCTGCCGCAGGCATTTCGCGCGGTGCTCATCCCGCTCGGATCGGTGTTGATCGCATTGACGAAGAACACCACGATCGCGTCGGCGATCGGCGTGGCGGAGGCGGCGTTGTTGATGAAGGCGATGATCGAGTCGACTGCCGCGGTGCTCACCGTCGGTGCCATCATGGCTGCCGGGTTCATCCTGCTGACATTGCCGCTGGGGTTGCTGTTCGGGTGGTTGGGTAAGCGCCTGGCGGTGGCACGCTGA
- a CDS encoding CinA family protein encodes MDDPLLTDDARALVADLTVRSQSVATAESLTGGLLAATLAGVSGASAVLQGGLVTYNEDTKIWLAGVAPQVLDAVGPVAAPTARALAVGARQRCAATWGVGLTGVAGPEPHGGHPVGTVFIGLAGPVDTEVVELSLSGSRWDIRRAAVDEAIARLRFLVENQ; translated from the coding sequence GTGGACGATCCGCTGCTCACTGACGACGCCAGGGCCCTGGTCGCCGACCTGACGGTGCGCTCACAGAGCGTGGCCACCGCAGAGTCGCTCACGGGCGGGCTGCTCGCCGCGACGCTGGCCGGGGTGTCCGGGGCCAGCGCGGTCTTGCAGGGCGGCCTGGTGACCTACAACGAGGACACCAAGATCTGGCTGGCGGGGGTGGCCCCTCAGGTGCTCGACGCGGTCGGTCCGGTCGCGGCTCCCACCGCGCGGGCGCTGGCCGTCGGGGCCAGGCAGCGTTGCGCGGCTACCTGGGGCGTCGGCCTGACCGGCGTGGCCGGACCGGAACCGCACGGTGGACACCCGGTGGGCACGGTGTTCATCGGTCTCGCCGGCCCGGTCGACACCGAAGTCGTCGAGCTGTCGTTGTCCGGCTCACGCTGGGACATTCGTCGCGCCGCCGTCGATGAGGCGATCGCCCGGCTGCGTTTCCTGGTCGAGAACCAGTAA
- a CDS encoding amino acid ABC transporter permease, which yields MSASVLFDAPGPRARVRNNILTVLTAVAAVALIAFVVVRLWEKDQLQPEKWKPFLTSDLWITYVLPGVQGTLTAAAVSIVLALALGMVLGVGRLAPVAPIRWICAVIVEFFRAVPVLIMMLFAFFLYGMYDVFPSKYIALAGVVTGLTLYNGAVIAEIVRAGVHSLPRGQQEAAWSLGMTWTQTMRLILLPQAITAMLPVLVSQLVVVLKDTAIGYQITFVEMVRQGTNIGSAYANILPALIVIAILMISVNMALSSLATRIEQRLRRSSRGPAPLEAEAVEQEGAPGAQVLHTQRD from the coding sequence ATGAGTGCATCGGTCCTGTTCGACGCCCCGGGTCCGCGGGCGCGGGTACGCAACAACATCCTGACGGTGCTCACCGCAGTCGCCGCGGTGGCACTGATCGCCTTCGTCGTGGTCCGGTTGTGGGAAAAGGATCAACTCCAGCCCGAGAAGTGGAAACCGTTCCTCACCTCGGATCTGTGGATCACCTACGTCCTTCCCGGTGTGCAGGGGACGCTCACCGCGGCAGCGGTGTCGATCGTGCTGGCGCTGGCGCTGGGCATGGTGCTCGGCGTCGGCCGACTGGCGCCTGTCGCACCGATCCGATGGATCTGCGCGGTCATCGTGGAGTTCTTCCGCGCGGTGCCGGTGCTGATCATGATGCTGTTCGCGTTCTTCCTCTACGGCATGTACGACGTGTTCCCGTCCAAGTACATCGCCCTGGCCGGTGTGGTGACCGGACTGACGCTCTACAACGGTGCGGTCATCGCCGAAATCGTCCGAGCCGGCGTCCATTCCCTTCCCCGCGGCCAGCAGGAGGCCGCATGGTCACTCGGGATGACGTGGACGCAAACGATGCGCCTGATCCTGTTGCCGCAGGCGATCACCGCGATGCTGCCGGTGCTGGTTTCGCAGCTGGTCGTGGTGCTCAAGGACACCGCGATCGGCTACCAGATCACGTTCGTGGAGATGGTCCGTCAGGGCACGAACATCGGGTCGGCCTACGCCAACATCCTGCCCGCCCTGATCGTCATCGCGATCTTGATGATCAGCGTCAACATGGCATTGTCGTCGCTGGCCACCAGGATCGAGCAGCGCCTGCGTCGCTCCAGCCGCGGACCCGCCCCGCTGGAGGCCGAGGCCGTCGAGCAGGAAGGCGCCCCGGGCGCGCAGGTTTTGCACACGCAACGGGACTGA
- a CDS encoding glycosyltransferase, translated as MRVAVVAGPDPGHAFPALALCLKFLAAGDVPTLLTGVEWLETARAAGVDAVELVGLDATDDDDDADAGAKIHQRAGRMARLNVPVLEQLQPDLVVSDVITACGGLAAELLGLPWVELNPHPLYLPSKGLPPIGSGLAPGVGLRGRLRDTVMRALTARSWRAGLAQRAAVRADIGLPPVDPGPLRRLIATLPALEVPRPDWPAEAIVVGPLHFEPTDAVLAVPPGSGPVVMVAPSTATTGTQGMAELVLESLRPGDTLPDGARVVVSRLGGADVEVPPWAAVGLGRQDELLSHADLVICGGGHGFVSKALLAGVPMVVVPGGGDQWEIANRVVRQGSGHLVRPLSGEALTAAVGTVLGSPAYRAAARRAGASAAEVADPVRVCHDALAGTG; from the coding sequence GTGCGCGTAGCTGTGGTCGCCGGACCCGATCCCGGACATGCCTTCCCGGCCCTTGCGTTGTGCCTGAAGTTCCTGGCCGCGGGGGATGTCCCGACGCTGTTGACCGGCGTCGAATGGCTCGAAACCGCGCGGGCGGCGGGTGTCGACGCGGTCGAACTGGTCGGCCTCGATGCCACCGATGACGATGACGATGCCGACGCCGGGGCCAAGATCCACCAGCGCGCCGGGCGGATGGCGCGACTCAACGTGCCGGTATTGGAGCAGTTGCAACCGGATCTCGTGGTCTCCGACGTGATCACGGCCTGCGGCGGGCTGGCCGCCGAGCTGCTCGGGCTGCCGTGGGTCGAGCTCAACCCGCATCCGCTGTACCTGCCGTCGAAGGGCCTGCCGCCGATCGGCAGCGGGCTGGCGCCCGGGGTCGGCCTGCGCGGACGCCTGCGTGACACCGTCATGCGCGCCCTGACCGCTCGATCATGGCGCGCCGGCCTGGCCCAGCGGGCCGCGGTGCGGGCCGACATCGGCCTTCCGCCGGTCGATCCGGGCCCGCTGCGGCGGTTGATCGCCACCCTGCCCGCATTGGAGGTGCCGCGCCCGGACTGGCCGGCCGAGGCCATCGTGGTGGGTCCATTGCACTTCGAGCCCACCGACGCGGTGCTTGCCGTGCCGCCGGGATCGGGGCCGGTGGTGATGGTGGCGCCGTCCACCGCGACCACCGGGACACAGGGCATGGCCGAACTGGTGCTCGAGTCGCTGCGCCCGGGCGACACGCTGCCCGACGGGGCCCGTGTGGTGGTGTCGCGACTGGGCGGTGCCGACGTCGAGGTGCCCCCATGGGCGGCGGTGGGCCTGGGCCGCCAGGACGAGCTGCTGTCGCACGCCGATCTGGTGATCTGCGGCGGTGGGCACGGGTTCGTATCCAAGGCGTTGTTGGCCGGTGTGCCGATGGTGGTGGTGCCGGGTGGCGGTGACCAGTGGGAGATCGCCAATCGTGTTGTGCGCCAGGGCAGTGGACACCTGGTGCGGCCACTTTCGGGCGAGGCGTTGACGGCGGCGGTCGGTACCGTTCTCGGTTCACCCGCATACCGCGCTGCCGCCCGGCGGGCGGGTGCCTCGGCGGCCGAGGTGGCAGATCCGGTACGGGTGTGCCATGACGCCCTCGCGGGCACTGGGTAG
- the clgR gene encoding transcriptional regulator ClgR, whose product MTTLLREVIGDVLRNARTEQGRTLREVSDAARVSLGYLSEVERGRKEASSELLSAICDALDVPLSRVLTDAGENMAEREHADSVDLTANVAHIDAATKVVIPHAVSMAVA is encoded by the coding sequence ATGACGACATTGCTGCGCGAGGTGATCGGCGACGTACTGCGTAACGCCCGCACCGAGCAGGGGCGCACCTTGCGTGAAGTCTCCGACGCTGCCCGCGTGAGCCTCGGATACCTCTCCGAGGTGGAGCGGGGCCGCAAAGAAGCCTCGAGCGAACTGCTCAGCGCCATTTGTGACGCCCTGGACGTGCCGCTGTCGCGGGTACTCACCGATGCGGGGGAGAACATGGCCGAGCGTGAGCACGCCGACAGCGTCGATCTGACCGCCAACGTCGCCCACATCGATGCGGCCACCAAGGTGGTCATTCCGCACGCCGTGTCGATGGCCGTCGCCTGA
- the pgsA gene encoding CDP-diacylglycerol--glycerol-3-phosphate 3-phosphatidyltransferase produces MPGQPSTDPVVPRARVANLANVLTGVRMVLVPVFLVFLFAGDGHETGWRIAAFTVFAVAVITDHFDGALARSYGMITEFGTLADPIADKALIGAALIGLSMLHDLPWWITAVVLVREIGITVLRFAVLRHGVIPASRGGKLKTLVQAVAIGLFILPLHAWPDIWLNVAWVIMWAAVVLTVLTGADYVISAIRDSRGRSAAH; encoded by the coding sequence GTGCCGGGCCAACCTTCTACCGATCCGGTGGTCCCGCGTGCGCGCGTGGCCAACCTCGCCAACGTGCTCACCGGGGTGCGGATGGTGCTCGTTCCGGTATTCCTCGTATTCCTGTTCGCCGGTGACGGCCATGAAACCGGCTGGCGGATCGCCGCTTTCACGGTGTTCGCGGTCGCGGTGATCACCGATCACTTCGACGGGGCGCTGGCCCGCAGCTACGGCATGATCACCGAGTTCGGCACCCTGGCCGATCCGATCGCCGACAAGGCGCTGATCGGGGCGGCACTGATCGGCTTGTCGATGCTGCACGACCTGCCGTGGTGGATCACCGCGGTGGTGCTGGTCCGTGAGATCGGGATCACGGTGCTGCGGTTCGCGGTGCTGCGACACGGCGTGATCCCGGCCAGCCGCGGCGGCAAGCTCAAGACACTGGTGCAGGCCGTGGCCATCGGGCTGTTCATCCTGCCGCTGCACGCGTGGCCCGACATCTGGCTCAACGTCGCCTGGGTGATCATGTGGGCCGCCGTGGTGCTGACCGTGCTCACCGGCGCCGACTACGTCATATCCGCGATCAGGGATTCGCGTGGACGATCCGCTGCTCACTGA
- the pspM gene encoding phage shock envelope stress response protein PspM, with product MATKTGRPEAWRSLAQRAIDTAADLSGALTEKLSAAADPRAKLLRKRRWALRFGVFFTLSSVFWVLVTALLASWSTPVWGLIISGVLAAGAAFPATLFWLRYRWLRAEPLPAQRPIAGRRLPPWGSAARQPMAALMASERGMFSLLGVLERGRMLPADELRELTAVANQTARTMAATATEVVSMERAISNAPQSRQHLVPTINAFTAQLGQGVRQYNEMVTAAAQLVSTVNSGQGAASPLAQQRYRSELTGATDRLLGWAQAFDELGQLRRA from the coding sequence ATGGCTACCAAGACCGGTCGACCGGAGGCCTGGAGATCGCTGGCACAGCGGGCTATCGACACCGCGGCCGATCTGTCCGGTGCGCTGACCGAAAAGCTCAGTGCCGCCGCCGATCCGCGCGCCAAGCTGTTGCGCAAGCGGCGGTGGGCACTGCGCTTCGGGGTGTTCTTCACCCTGTCCAGCGTGTTCTGGGTGCTCGTGACGGCGCTGCTGGCGTCGTGGAGCACACCGGTCTGGGGCCTGATCATCAGTGGCGTTCTCGCGGCCGGGGCGGCTTTCCCCGCCACGCTGTTCTGGCTGCGTTACCGATGGCTACGCGCGGAACCGCTTCCGGCGCAACGGCCGATCGCCGGACGCCGGCTGCCGCCATGGGGTTCGGCGGCTCGGCAGCCCATGGCGGCGCTGATGGCTTCCGAGCGGGGCATGTTCTCGCTGCTCGGCGTGCTGGAGCGCGGCCGGATGCTTCCGGCCGACGAACTGCGTGAGCTGACCGCGGTGGCCAATCAGACGGCGCGGACGATGGCGGCCACCGCCACCGAGGTGGTGTCGATGGAGCGGGCGATCAGCAACGCCCCGCAGTCGCGTCAGCATCTCGTGCCCACCATCAACGCGTTCACCGCTCAGCTCGGGCAGGGTGTGCGGCAGTACAACGAGATGGTCACCGCCGCAGCGCAACTGGTGTCGACGGTGAACAGCGGCCAGGGCGCGGCATCGCCGTTGGCACAGCAGCGCTACCGCAGCGAGCTGACGGGCGCCACCGATCGTCTGCTCGGCTGGGCGCAGGCGTTCGACGAACTGGGCCAGCTGCGCCGCGCCTGA
- the pspA gene encoding phage shock protein PspA, which translates to MANPFVKAWKYLMALFSSKVDEYADPKVQIQQAIEDAQRQHQALTQQAAQVIGNQRQLEMRLSRQLADIEKLQVNVRQALTLADQATAAGDAAKATEYNNAAEAFAAQLVTAEQSVEDLKGLHDQALQAAAQAKKAVEQNAMMLQQKIAERTKLLSQLEQAKMQEQVSASLRSMSEVAAPGNTPSLDEVRDKIERRYANAIGQAELAQNSVQGRMMEVQQASVQMAGHSRLEQIRASMRGDALPSGDASPATPASPATNQTPATPENPLGQ; encoded by the coding sequence ATGGCCAATCCGTTCGTCAAGGCGTGGAAGTACCTGATGGCGCTGTTCAGCTCCAAGGTGGACGAATACGCCGATCCGAAGGTGCAGATCCAGCAGGCCATCGAGGACGCGCAGCGTCAGCACCAGGCCCTCACCCAGCAGGCCGCCCAGGTGATCGGCAACCAGCGCCAGCTGGAGATGCGGCTCAGCCGCCAGCTGGCCGACATCGAGAAGCTGCAGGTCAACGTCCGTCAAGCACTGACGCTCGCTGATCAGGCCACGGCTGCCGGTGACGCGGCCAAGGCCACCGAGTACAACAACGCCGCCGAGGCGTTCGCGGCCCAGCTCGTCACCGCCGAGCAGAGCGTCGAGGACCTGAAGGGTCTGCACGATCAGGCCCTGCAGGCCGCCGCGCAGGCCAAGAAGGCCGTCGAGCAGAACGCGATGATGCTGCAGCAGAAGATCGCCGAGCGCACCAAGCTGCTGTCCCAGCTGGAGCAGGCCAAGATGCAGGAGCAGGTCAGCGCCTCGCTCCGGTCGATGAGCGAGGTCGCCGCGCCCGGTAACACCCCGAGCCTCGACGAGGTGCGGGACAAGATCGAGCGTCGCTACGCCAACGCGATCGGCCAGGCCGAGCTGGCCCAGAACTCCGTGCAGGGCCGCATGATGGAGGTCCAGCAGGCCAGCGTCCAGATGGCGGGCCACTCCCGGCTCGAGCAGATCCGTGCTTCGATGCGCGGCGACGCCCTGCCCAGCGGCGACGCGTCGCCGGCCACGCCGGCCTCCCCGGCGACCAACCAGACGCCTGCCACCCCCGAAAACCCGCTCGGCCAATAG
- a CDS encoding amino-acid N-acetyltransferase has protein sequence MNAGSVESRKHAVVRRARTSDVPAIKSLVDVYAGKILLEKNLVTLYEAVQEFWVAELDGELVGCGALHVLWADLGEVRTVAVHPKVRGTGLGHQLVEQLLDVARDLHLRRIFVLTFEVDFFGKHGFEEIDGTPVTAEVYEEMCRSYDTGVAEFLDLSYVKPNTLGNTRMLLTL, from the coding sequence GTGAACGCAGGCAGTGTCGAGTCGCGCAAACACGCTGTGGTGCGCCGTGCCCGCACGTCCGATGTCCCGGCGATCAAGAGCCTGGTCGACGTCTATGCGGGCAAGATCCTGCTGGAGAAGAACCTGGTGACGCTGTACGAGGCGGTCCAGGAGTTCTGGGTCGCCGAGCTCGACGGTGAGCTGGTCGGATGCGGCGCGCTCCACGTGCTGTGGGCCGATCTCGGCGAGGTGCGCACCGTTGCCGTGCATCCCAAGGTCCGCGGCACCGGCCTCGGCCACCAATTGGTCGAGCAGTTGCTCGACGTCGCCCGCGACCTACACCTGCGACGGATATTCGTGCTGACCTTCGAGGTCGACTTTTTCGGCAAGCACGGGTTCGAGGAAATCGACGGCACCCCGGTGACCGCCGAGGTGTACGAGGAGATGTGCCGCTCGTACGACACCGGTGTGGCGGAGTTCCTCGACCTGTCGTACGTCAAGCCCAACACCTTGGGCAATACGCGGATGTTATTGACGCTCTAA
- a CDS encoding limonene-1,2-epoxide hydrolase family protein codes for MADQSTTAAASQTSTVETFLNALQEQDFDTAESALAQNLVYQNVGFPTIYGRNRAMKLFRSMPGRMGFEVKIHRIAADGAAVLTERTDALVFGPMRLQFWVCGVFEVHEGRITLWRDYFDMFDMVKATVRGLVGVVVPSLRTSL; via the coding sequence ATGGCTGACCAATCCACCACCGCAGCTGCGTCCCAGACCAGCACGGTCGAGACCTTCCTCAACGCACTGCAGGAGCAGGACTTCGACACAGCCGAGAGCGCGCTGGCGCAGAACCTGGTGTACCAGAACGTCGGTTTTCCGACCATTTACGGTCGCAACCGCGCGATGAAGCTGTTCCGGTCGATGCCGGGCCGGATGGGCTTCGAGGTGAAGATCCACCGGATCGCCGCCGACGGCGCGGCCGTGCTGACCGAACGCACCGATGCGCTGGTGTTCGGGCCGATGCGCCTGCAGTTCTGGGTGTGCGGGGTGTTCGAGGTGCACGAAGGCCGAATCACGCTGTGGCGGGACTACTTCGACATGTTCGACATGGTCAAGGCGACGGTGCGCGGCCTCGTCGGCGTGGTCGTGCCGTCCCTGCGCACGTCGCTGTAA